Proteins from one Bdellovibrio svalbardensis genomic window:
- a CDS encoding S41 family peptidase: MIANSMVKIVLATFLALACAVGAFFFAMQKSFVNPYPLVCNFVAEKIYLSDDQLADWKKTCLRRSRLVTAYSPKKLIIQDLNNVFDLLKVSHLEIYDAKEVQNIWQGESTDTGLEGDFVESELVIFKVHPQSPAEKAGLKKGDIVVSLNGEQPSSWTVASEPGQYRILRGKENLSFEIKQGSFQRDDSLRVQKFSSKVSVLKVPSFRADFFTEEKMKALSLDLRDSKMVVLDLRGNAGGNFVAGLRLLSEFICEPVEVGQLVKPRYAQDSKADLPNDLKDENQLAVLDVNKKVSLRTFKSEGCFTGKVRVLIDGKSSSVSEMVAQALKEFKKSYIAGAPSRGQLLVGVWYPMDEIAPGVQISIPEAYYQSARGQRIEGQGVSVDRVLYYKLPQMQAGIDSWVDEMLRN; the protein is encoded by the coding sequence ATGATAGCGAACTCGATGGTTAAAATCGTTCTCGCCACCTTCTTAGCATTGGCCTGCGCCGTGGGGGCCTTTTTCTTTGCGATGCAAAAGTCGTTTGTGAATCCCTATCCTCTGGTCTGTAATTTTGTCGCGGAGAAAATTTACCTTTCCGATGATCAACTGGCCGACTGGAAGAAAACCTGCCTTCGTCGCAGTCGCTTGGTGACTGCATATTCTCCGAAAAAATTAATCATCCAAGACCTCAATAATGTGTTCGATCTTTTGAAGGTATCTCATTTGGAAATCTATGATGCCAAAGAAGTGCAAAATATTTGGCAAGGAGAATCCACGGACACGGGTCTTGAGGGAGACTTCGTTGAGAGTGAACTGGTCATCTTTAAAGTACATCCCCAGTCACCTGCCGAAAAAGCGGGCCTTAAGAAAGGCGATATTGTTGTTTCTTTGAATGGGGAGCAGCCCAGTTCCTGGACTGTGGCCAGTGAACCGGGGCAATATCGAATTCTGCGTGGTAAGGAAAATCTAAGCTTTGAAATCAAGCAGGGATCGTTTCAACGAGACGACAGTCTGAGAGTTCAAAAGTTTTCCAGCAAGGTTTCAGTTTTAAAAGTTCCTTCGTTTCGAGCGGATTTTTTCACCGAAGAAAAAATGAAGGCGCTTTCTCTTGATCTTCGTGATTCTAAAATGGTCGTCTTAGATTTGCGTGGCAACGCGGGTGGAAATTTTGTCGCGGGCTTGCGATTGCTCTCGGAATTTATTTGTGAACCTGTTGAAGTGGGCCAGTTGGTAAAGCCACGTTATGCGCAAGACTCCAAGGCTGATCTTCCCAATGACTTGAAAGATGAAAACCAACTTGCGGTGCTTGATGTTAACAAGAAAGTCTCTTTAAGAACTTTTAAATCTGAAGGCTGCTTTACCGGCAAGGTGAGGGTTTTGATCGACGGAAAATCCTCTTCAGTTTCGGAGATGGTCGCACAAGCTTTGAAAGAATTTAAGAAAAGCTATATTGCAGGAGCACCCAGCCGGGGACAGCTCTTGGTCGGTGTTTGGTATCCGATGGATGAGATTGCGCCTGGTGTGCAAATCTCAATTCCTGAAGCTTATTATCAAAGCGCTCGTGGACAACGCATCGAAGGTCAAGGCGTGAGTGTCGATAGGGTTCTCTACTACAAGCTGCCGCAAATGCAGGCTGGTATTGATTCCTGGGTCGATGAAATGCTGCGGAACTAG
- a CDS encoding helix-turn-helix domain-containing protein yields MSRTVMIVVSDNQETVDNAKKYWENHDVTVHAYSSAQWREGLDNNFFRQQLAAGVPALVSGNSPVTTDAGGNVLQFPTATASTASSNVQKMEELEAQAIENAIVQYKGNLTEAAKALGIGRATLYRKVKQYHIDPSAARKKKSGPIAA; encoded by the coding sequence ATGTCACGTACAGTAATGATCGTGGTGAGCGATAACCAGGAAACCGTAGATAACGCAAAGAAGTACTGGGAGAACCATGATGTGACTGTTCATGCTTATTCTTCAGCGCAATGGCGTGAAGGCTTGGACAATAATTTTTTCAGACAACAACTTGCAGCGGGTGTTCCTGCGTTGGTATCAGGCAATAGCCCTGTAACTACTGATGCTGGTGGCAATGTTCTTCAATTCCCAACTGCAACGGCTTCAACAGCTTCTTCTAACGTTCAAAAAATGGAAGAGTTGGAAGCACAAGCAATTGAAAATGCAATCGTTCAATACAAAGGCAACTTGACTGAAGCTGCAAAAGCTTTGGGTATCGGTCGCGCGACTTTGTATCGCAAAGTGAAGCAATACCATATTGATCCTTCTGCAGCTCGCAAGAAGAAATCAGGACCGATTGCTGCATAA
- a CDS encoding tetratricopeptide repeat protein yields the protein MSVLKEQLQNADKLLRQARIAEAVRLLPKKDFEGLSREERLLAANISRRTYHIGLGLRLLHPLIFSEHSRPQERELAEYAVLLTLNGGFEEAKRLLNPIQKPQHPETLLAKVWTHFGVWEFQESIPLLTEYIQQQKDPYYNFAGRINLTEALFETRDLTRCERELESIIKELSATSFGRLRANALHIQGMLLHAQGDLKKSQQVLQQGLSIFGKAKTSDKLLLHRQIGINTATELNDLKPLKDFRKVAAKDRAWDSLRKVDLESLKIKFDRSLFLKLYFGTPFVQFRRDLERLFPNAEVPDTFRWGDNKGSCLDLSSGKFLRGPDSVLSGVSLKLLEVFSKDLYSPLKIGDIFSGLFPDEHFHFVNSPNRVRQALHRFRQDIEEKKLPLSLTYREGFYLLKPLKNFAVMRDLQSLNRNVSTDSQFEILKALKYFSRKEAMSALGLPKATAIRLIGRYVAEGKLSQIGVGKSTMYKVVSY from the coding sequence ATGTCCGTATTGAAGGAACAACTACAGAATGCTGATAAGCTCTTGCGACAGGCTCGCATCGCTGAGGCTGTACGACTTCTTCCGAAAAAAGACTTCGAGGGTCTATCTAGAGAAGAGCGCTTGCTGGCGGCGAATATCTCTCGTCGAACCTATCACATCGGCTTGGGGTTGCGACTTCTTCATCCTCTGATTTTCTCTGAGCACTCACGACCGCAAGAAAGAGAACTGGCTGAGTATGCAGTTCTTCTAACCCTGAATGGAGGCTTCGAAGAAGCTAAGAGATTATTAAACCCAATTCAGAAACCGCAACATCCAGAAACGCTTCTTGCAAAAGTATGGACCCACTTCGGCGTATGGGAGTTCCAAGAGTCGATTCCTCTATTGACGGAATATATTCAACAACAGAAGGATCCCTACTATAATTTTGCAGGTCGCATCAACTTAACAGAGGCTCTTTTTGAAACACGAGATCTTACGCGCTGTGAACGTGAACTTGAAAGTATCATCAAAGAACTTTCTGCGACATCATTCGGCCGACTGCGAGCAAATGCCTTGCATATTCAGGGAATGCTTCTTCATGCTCAAGGCGATCTAAAAAAGTCCCAACAAGTTTTGCAACAAGGTTTGAGTATTTTTGGAAAAGCAAAAACTTCCGATAAACTTTTATTGCATCGACAGATAGGTATCAATACCGCCACCGAACTAAACGATCTCAAACCACTTAAGGATTTCCGCAAGGTCGCAGCCAAAGATCGCGCTTGGGACAGCTTACGAAAAGTGGATCTAGAGTCCTTGAAAATCAAATTCGACCGATCACTATTCTTAAAACTCTATTTCGGAACGCCGTTTGTTCAGTTCCGACGCGATCTAGAACGATTGTTTCCAAATGCTGAAGTGCCCGATACTTTTCGTTGGGGGGACAACAAGGGCTCCTGTCTTGATTTAAGCTCAGGAAAGTTTTTACGAGGACCAGATTCTGTTCTTTCAGGAGTTTCTTTGAAGCTACTCGAAGTGTTTTCGAAAGACTTGTACTCGCCGCTAAAAATCGGCGACATCTTTAGCGGACTATTTCCTGACGAGCATTTTCATTTCGTCAATTCACCGAACAGAGTCAGACAAGCCCTTCATCGATTTCGCCAAGATATAGAAGAAAAGAAATTGCCACTTTCACTAACTTATCGCGAAGGCTTTTACCTTTTAAAGCCCTTAAAAAACTTCGCAGTGATGAGAGATTTGCAGAGTTTAAACCGCAATGTTTCGACCGATTCCCAATTTGAAATTTTAAAAGCGCTGAAATACTTTTCACGAAAAGAAGCCATGAGTGCTTTGGGTCTTCCTAAAGCCACCGCCATTCGTCTGATCGGACGATATGTCGCCGAAGGAAAGCTTTCACAAATTGGTGTCGGAAAATCAACGATGTATAAAGTCGTTTCGTATTAA
- a CDS encoding AMP nucleosidase: MKTKKEIVENWLPRYTGVPLEEFGHYILLTNFGGYVKTFAERFNVPVRGLDKPMQSATAENITIINFGMGSALAATCMDLLSAISPKAVLFLGKCGGLKKKNQLGDFILPIAAIRGEGTSNEYLPAEIPALPSFRLQKSVSDMIVKHGCDYWTGTVYTTNRRVWEHDETFKEYLTKTRAMAVDMETATIFVTGFVNEIPRGALLLVSDNPMIPEGVKTEESDKKVTSNFVDKHISIGIDALRQLRDSGESVKHMRWD; this comes from the coding sequence ATGAAAACAAAAAAAGAAATCGTTGAAAACTGGCTGCCACGTTACACAGGTGTTCCTCTTGAGGAGTTCGGTCACTATATCCTGCTTACAAATTTCGGTGGCTATGTGAAGACATTTGCGGAGCGCTTCAATGTCCCAGTGCGCGGTCTGGATAAACCCATGCAATCGGCTACAGCTGAGAACATCACAATTATTAACTTCGGTATGGGGAGCGCCTTAGCTGCCACTTGTATGGATTTACTTTCTGCAATCAGCCCAAAAGCAGTTTTGTTCTTGGGTAAATGTGGTGGACTTAAAAAGAAAAACCAATTAGGTGACTTTATTCTGCCAATCGCGGCGATTCGCGGTGAAGGCACAAGTAATGAATATCTTCCGGCAGAGATTCCTGCATTGCCAAGCTTCCGTTTACAAAAATCAGTTTCTGACATGATTGTAAAGCACGGTTGTGACTACTGGACAGGAACTGTCTACACGACAAACCGTCGCGTCTGGGAACACGATGAGACTTTCAAAGAGTATCTTACCAAAACGCGTGCGATGGCTGTGGATATGGAGACGGCAACGATCTTCGTCACAGGTTTCGTGAATGAAATTCCGCGCGGAGCTCTGCTTCTTGTTTCAGACAATCCGATGATTCCTGAAGGTGTAAAAACTGAAGAGAGCGACAAGAAGGTCACTTCTAATTTTGTCGACAAGCATATCTCTATCGGAATCGATGCTCTTCGCCAGCTTCGCGACTCTGGTGAATCTGTAAAACACATGCGCTGGGACTGA
- a CDS encoding pirin family protein, protein MSSAQNDILMEIAPRLISLGGSQVHRLMPYKEKRMVGPFIFFDYFPATEFPPNEGLTVRPHPHIGLSTLSYLLEGEVLHHDSEGNKQLLEPGDVNWMTAGRGISHSERTPAHLLGAPHRLHLLQFWVALPIEHEDRTPSFTHHPKESIPNFKVGNADVCLIAGSAFGRKSPVETFSPLFFIDVRLKAGDIFEFAPEKHHELAFYIISGDLQINEKSITPDDFVVLHMESQLRAIANQDTHFVVLGGEPFPEKRNIFWNYVSSSKEKIEKAKQAWRDGTFPQVPGEPDIIPLPE, encoded by the coding sequence ATGAGCTCCGCACAAAATGATATTCTGATGGAAATTGCACCCCGTTTGATCTCTTTGGGAGGCTCTCAGGTCCATCGCCTAATGCCCTACAAAGAAAAGCGCATGGTCGGACCCTTTATTTTCTTCGATTATTTCCCTGCGACGGAGTTTCCTCCGAATGAAGGCCTGACAGTTCGGCCTCATCCTCACATTGGCCTTTCGACGCTGAGCTACCTTCTCGAAGGTGAGGTGCTGCATCATGATAGCGAAGGTAACAAACAGCTGCTTGAACCCGGTGACGTCAACTGGATGACGGCAGGGCGCGGAATTTCCCATTCAGAAAGAACTCCCGCCCATCTCTTGGGAGCACCACATCGCCTGCATCTGTTGCAATTCTGGGTGGCACTTCCTATCGAGCATGAGGATCGCACCCCCTCTTTCACTCATCATCCAAAGGAGAGTATTCCCAATTTCAAAGTGGGCAACGCCGATGTCTGCCTCATCGCGGGCTCTGCCTTTGGAAGAAAATCTCCCGTGGAAACCTTCTCGCCTTTGTTCTTTATTGATGTTCGCTTGAAAGCTGGAGACATTTTTGAATTTGCTCCAGAAAAACACCACGAGCTAGCCTTCTACATTATTTCGGGCGATCTGCAAATCAACGAGAAATCCATCACTCCCGATGACTTCGTTGTCTTGCATATGGAATCTCAACTCCGTGCGATTGCAAATCAAGATACACACTTTGTTGTTCTGGGTGGCGAACCTTTTCCGGAGAAGCGAAATATTTTTTGGAACTATGTCTCTTCTTCGAAAGAAAAAATTGAGAAAGCGAAACAAGCTTGGCGGGATGGCACTTTTCCGCAAGTTCCCGGAGAACCAGACATCATTCCGTTGCCGGAGTAA
- a CDS encoding KH domain-containing protein: MDDANKVLVIRRKATLDTSTSIEGAPSKDVVVELAKKQLLDFLKLIVDYPTEVQVSIQQGDRTTIFKIDCTQRNLGKILGCKGRMITSLRNMILAITARHGFRSIIEVPYYAANTTEDESCKKKVVNDF; encoded by the coding sequence ATGGACGACGCAAATAAAGTTCTCGTGATTCGCAGAAAAGCCACACTGGACACCTCGACTTCAATCGAGGGAGCACCTAGTAAAGATGTGGTCGTTGAGTTGGCTAAAAAACAGCTGCTCGATTTTTTAAAACTCATTGTGGACTATCCAACTGAGGTCCAGGTCTCGATCCAGCAAGGTGATCGCACTACAATTTTCAAAATTGATTGCACTCAAAGAAACCTAGGAAAAATACTGGGTTGCAAAGGTCGCATGATTACCAGCTTGCGCAATATGATCCTTGCCATCACCGCTCGTCACGGATTTCGCTCCATCATTGAAGTTCCTTACTACGCCGCGAACACGACTGAAGACGAGTCCTGCAAAAAGAAAGTTGTTAATGATTTTTAA
- a CDS encoding helix-turn-helix domain-containing protein has translation MTTELIEIDSYVLGQMLDKKNLSRQDFADKLGISTKTIQRWINGTVRRVRPDTLGRIAHTLEITPDQLCKSSVPIEMRPINRALEEICKDSFLCRIRVTDEYSSYLKLLKSFSPNELCSAQRMTLYTHIGFTSFYLGKNRASRMYLDEALKIAYSLNMPTKIISILSWSALREDFCGNRHEALSLVERCEDYLKYTNDCSKSRAEYLFRKGHVLYHGEQFAEAIPLIRDSILIEYKQPQQNLFALGMKYFHLSECYLRTRDFAKAKAALSKTARIAEKAGWVRGHAYSYFGLGIIGIFEKSDCQSVRASFAKARMLRSYTTSEKINTKAEQREFIYFAIKGQTNEARNLILNNIRFNRRFIHFFASSILDGLFFAKLFPESFSMRPSLIERATDYFEKNNLQRSLNALKLLNSKERISMAEFLELYVF, from the coding sequence ATGACTACAGAGCTCATTGAAATTGATTCGTATGTATTAGGGCAAATGCTCGATAAAAAAAATCTCTCTCGCCAGGACTTTGCAGATAAGCTTGGTATTTCGACAAAGACGATTCAACGATGGATTAACGGCACTGTACGAAGAGTGCGCCCTGACACCTTGGGACGCATTGCTCATACCCTTGAAATCACCCCGGATCAATTGTGCAAATCATCTGTTCCCATTGAAATGCGTCCCATCAACCGTGCACTCGAGGAAATCTGCAAAGATTCTTTTCTTTGCCGCATCCGCGTGACTGATGAATACTCCAGCTATCTTAAGCTACTTAAATCCTTCTCCCCTAACGAACTCTGCTCCGCCCAGCGTATGACGCTTTATACTCATATCGGATTCACTTCATTCTATCTTGGAAAAAATCGCGCAAGTCGGATGTATCTCGATGAAGCATTGAAAATTGCATACTCGCTCAACATGCCAACAAAAATAATTTCCATCTTAAGCTGGTCGGCATTACGTGAAGACTTCTGCGGCAATCGCCATGAAGCTCTTTCCTTGGTAGAACGCTGTGAAGATTATCTAAAATATACTAATGACTGTTCAAAATCCCGAGCTGAATATCTCTTCCGCAAAGGGCATGTGCTCTATCACGGAGAACAATTTGCAGAAGCCATTCCCTTGATTCGAGACTCGATTTTAATTGAGTACAAACAGCCACAACAAAATCTGTTTGCGTTGGGCATGAAGTACTTCCATCTCAGTGAGTGCTATCTCAGAACTCGGGATTTTGCCAAGGCCAAAGCGGCCCTTTCAAAAACAGCGCGCATCGCCGAAAAAGCCGGCTGGGTGCGTGGCCACGCTTATAGTTACTTCGGACTTGGGATCATCGGCATCTTTGAGAAAAGTGATTGTCAATCTGTCCGCGCCAGCTTTGCGAAGGCTCGCATGCTGCGGTCATACACGACATCTGAAAAAATTAATACTAAAGCAGAACAACGCGAGTTCATTTATTTTGCTATTAAAGGCCAGACCAATGAGGCGCGAAATCTAATTCTTAACAATATTCGTTTCAATCGTCGCTTTATCCACTTTTTTGCTTCCTCTATTTTGGATGGGCTCTTTTTCGCAAAACTATTTCCAGAATCTTTTTCGATGAGGCCCAGCCTTATAGAAAGAGCTACAGACTACTTCGAGAAAAATAATCTGCAGCGTTCTTTAAATGCTCTGAAATTACTAAATTCAAAAGAGCGAATCTCTATGGCAGAATTTCTAGAACTCTACGTTTTTTGA
- a CDS encoding DUF1254 domain-containing protein has product MKITLRVLTVNAVLFGALIGCSTTKEVTVSRITPQEAQTFAAEAFIYGYPLVLSGVTRDVETAAAYTTKSKAPINQLLHKRTFPDERFMEVVTPNADTLYSTAWLDVSEGPIVLTLPSSNRYYLAPILSAWTEVIASPGTRSSGNDRREFVITGPKWKGPLPTDMQEIKSPTNNLWLIGRIQTNGKKDYLTVHNIQDNWELTPLRFYGKSYLPPSNVEINPNVDTSTPPVDQVAKMDAKAFFSHMAEEMKHNPPVAADVPMVVKLQAMGLTPGEAFVYENLSPAMQQALDDGYAAGVKRLQTSIPSNASVNNGWMSLRTVGIYGDKYLDRAYVAMTGLGANTREDAVYFRAVTDATGDKFNGKNKYVLRFKKGQIPPVNGFWSLSMYNSKRFFVKNPIDRFAIGDRDRLNFNSDGSLDIYVQSQSPGKAKEANWLPAPAEDFNLVMRLYWPKQVVLDGTWKAPAVERTSEPGRLSKNVEF; this is encoded by the coding sequence ATGAAAATTACACTGAGAGTGCTGACGGTGAATGCTGTGCTGTTTGGCGCCTTGATCGGTTGTTCAACGACCAAAGAAGTGACCGTCTCACGAATTACTCCACAGGAAGCACAGACATTCGCTGCGGAGGCTTTTATCTATGGTTATCCCTTGGTTCTTTCCGGAGTGACCCGCGATGTGGAAACAGCTGCCGCCTATACGACGAAGTCGAAAGCTCCCATCAATCAACTTTTGCACAAACGCACTTTTCCTGATGAACGATTCATGGAAGTCGTGACTCCCAATGCAGACACTCTTTATAGCACTGCCTGGTTGGATGTGTCTGAAGGGCCTATTGTCTTAACACTTCCCAGCTCCAACCGATATTATCTTGCGCCCATTCTTTCTGCATGGACTGAAGTCATTGCTTCTCCGGGGACGCGTTCAAGTGGCAATGATCGCAGAGAGTTTGTAATTACGGGTCCCAAGTGGAAAGGGCCTCTTCCTACAGATATGCAGGAGATTAAGTCTCCTACGAATAATCTTTGGCTGATTGGTCGGATCCAGACGAATGGAAAGAAAGACTATCTGACTGTTCACAATATTCAGGACAATTGGGAACTTACGCCCTTGCGTTTTTATGGGAAGAGTTATCTTCCACCCTCTAATGTTGAAATCAATCCCAACGTTGACACCAGCACGCCTCCTGTGGATCAAGTGGCAAAGATGGATGCCAAGGCATTCTTCAGTCATATGGCTGAAGAAATGAAGCACAATCCTCCGGTTGCAGCGGATGTCCCTATGGTCGTCAAGCTTCAAGCAATGGGATTGACACCGGGAGAAGCATTTGTTTATGAAAACTTGTCTCCGGCGATGCAACAGGCTCTTGATGATGGATATGCTGCAGGAGTGAAGCGTTTGCAAACGTCGATTCCTTCGAACGCGTCGGTGAACAATGGCTGGATGTCGTTGAGGACGGTGGGGATTTACGGAGATAAATATTTGGATCGTGCTTACGTTGCCATGACGGGATTGGGCGCCAACACGCGCGAAGATGCGGTCTATTTCAGGGCGGTTACTGATGCGACCGGAGATAAGTTTAACGGCAAGAACAAATATGTTTTGAGATTTAAAAAGGGACAGATCCCTCCGGTCAATGGTTTTTGGTCGCTTTCGATGTACAACTCAAAACGATTTTTTGTTAAGAATCCAATCGACCGATTTGCGATCGGGGATCGGGATCGGCTGAATTTTAATTCTGACGGTTCGCTGGATATCTATGTTCAATCTCAATCTCCTGGAAAAGCCAAGGAGGCAAACTGGCTTCCCGCTCCGGCCGAGGATTTCAATTTAGTGATGAGATTATACTGGCCCAAACAAGTTGTCCTTGATGGAACATGGAAGGCTCCAGCTGTAGAGAGAACCTCAGAGCCTGGGCGCTTGTCAAAAAACGTAGAGTTCTAG
- a CDS encoding efflux transporter outer membrane subunit yields the protein MRLKLLNIYLGAVLSACAVGPDYKRPDSAVPSTIPSMQSAELEQREKIDIGWWKLFNDPQLDEMVKQAFAHNLDLELALARVDEARASLGIAKADFFPSLDLGGRGGKFKISENAGFATPTGSKTFTDYTLGLNLSYELDLWGKIRRSNEAARAQLFQADFNRANVQLTVVSQVVTTYFLLRSLDLQLTIAQETLASRKGSYELEAKRFKGGMTSELTAKQSEAEMHSAAATVAQLENSVSRAESALSILLGRDGRGIFESPVLRGKSMRDFIVPPKLPMVLPSQLLERRPDIASAEQQLIAANARIGLAKSFYFPSFSLVGGIGGESTEFNNLFKGPSQTWSYGLNLAMPIFNAGKTGFLVDAATARQKEALVQYQKAIQVAFTEVRDALKSYDSGRAVFEAQKAQVNAVERNLYLANLRYKNGQSPYLDVLDAERQLFQVQLGLVQSQQARLVSVVDLYKALGGGWSLNNQEEQK from the coding sequence ATGAGATTGAAGCTCTTAAATATTTATTTAGGTGCAGTACTCAGCGCTTGTGCCGTGGGGCCGGATTACAAACGACCGGATTCGGCTGTGCCTTCCACAATTCCATCTATGCAATCGGCGGAGTTGGAGCAGCGGGAGAAAATTGATATTGGCTGGTGGAAGCTTTTTAATGATCCTCAGCTTGATGAAATGGTGAAGCAGGCCTTTGCACATAATCTTGATTTAGAGTTGGCACTTGCCCGAGTTGATGAGGCGCGAGCAAGTCTTGGTATCGCGAAGGCGGACTTCTTTCCATCTTTAGACTTGGGTGGACGTGGAGGGAAATTTAAAATTTCTGAAAATGCGGGTTTCGCTACGCCGACCGGAAGCAAGACATTCACAGACTATACTCTGGGTTTGAATTTAAGCTATGAGCTGGATCTGTGGGGAAAAATTCGTCGCAGCAATGAGGCGGCCAGGGCGCAGTTGTTTCAGGCGGATTTCAATCGAGCGAATGTTCAGCTCACGGTGGTTTCGCAAGTCGTGACAACTTATTTTTTACTGCGATCTTTGGATTTACAACTGACCATTGCGCAAGAGACCTTGGCCAGTCGCAAAGGTTCTTATGAGCTTGAAGCAAAAAGATTCAAAGGTGGAATGACTTCTGAACTAACTGCCAAGCAATCAGAAGCGGAAATGCATTCAGCCGCGGCGACCGTTGCGCAATTGGAGAACTCTGTCAGTCGGGCCGAGAGCGCTTTATCCATTTTGTTGGGACGTGATGGAAGAGGTATCTTTGAAAGTCCGGTTCTTCGCGGCAAATCAATGCGTGATTTCATTGTGCCGCCGAAACTTCCCATGGTTTTACCTTCCCAGTTGTTGGAGCGCCGCCCTGATATTGCCTCTGCGGAGCAACAACTGATTGCGGCCAATGCGCGTATCGGTCTTGCAAAGTCATTTTATTTTCCGTCTTTTTCTTTGGTGGGAGGAATTGGAGGAGAAAGTACTGAGTTCAACAATCTCTTTAAAGGGCCATCGCAGACATGGTCCTATGGATTGAACTTAGCGATGCCGATCTTTAATGCCGGCAAAACTGGATTTTTAGTGGATGCGGCCACCGCCCGCCAAAAGGAAGCTCTGGTTCAATATCAAAAAGCTATTCAAGTCGCATTCACAGAAGTGCGCGATGCCCTTAAATCCTATGATAGTGGGCGGGCCGTCTTCGAGGCACAGAAGGCTCAAGTCAATGCCGTAGAGAGAAATCTTTATTTGGCAAATCTTCGTTATAAAAATGGCCAGTCGCCTTATTTGGATGTGCTGGATGCTGAAAGGCAGTTGTTCCAAGTGCAACTGGGACTTGTGCAGTCTCAGCAAGCGCGCTTGGTTTCCGTTGTCGACCTCTACAAAGCCTTGGGTGGTGGATGGAGTCTTAATAATCAGGAGGAACAGAAATGA